The sequence below is a genomic window from bacterium.
ACGACGGCCGGCGGTACGACTGGGAGAAGGATGACCTCGTGATCGTGCACAACGATTCGGTACACCAACACTATAACGCCGACCCCGAGCGGCGCGCGCTGGCGCTGGCCGTGAAGGCGAAGGCGGCGTATATGTACCTCGGCCTCATTCAGCAGGGCCGGAGTGGCCCTGTGGCGGACGGCGACCGCTTCGGGCCGCCGGAAGACTGGTCCCGCCTGTGGACGCCGGGCGTCGATGCGCGCAAAAAGGTGGTCAAGCCTTCCGACACGCGCTGGGAGACCACCCGCGACGGCCGGGTGCGCGTGATCACCTCACCCGCACGCACCGACGTGCGCGTATTCAGCGTGGATGTCTATCAGCAGGAGATCTCCGGGGGCAGCCGATCGGCGAAACACTGGCATATGGCCGACGAGGTGCTGTATGTCATGGCGGGGCGCGGCTACGGCCTCGAGTGGGACGTGGAGGCCGAGATCGGGGAGCGGTACACCGCGCGCGTCGCCAAGGAACCGATCCGCTGGGAGGTCGGGCCGGGCGATTTCTTGTATGTGCCGCAGAACACCGTCCACCAACTCTTTAACGCCGATCCGGATGGTCCCCTCGTGCTGCTCTCCGCGCAAAATCGCCTGTTCAAGCTGTTGGGATACGACGCCATCGTGTACCTTGAAGACGCGCCGGAGTATGCCGGACGACCGCACGTT
It includes:
- a CDS encoding cupin domain-containing protein, coding for AYSDGSDRSRAWWVLGPGDEPFLTQTLQVHFVELAPGGANRGHGHQNEAAFYILEGRGFEIHDGRRYDWEKDDLVIVHNDSVHQHYNADPERRALALAVKAKAAYMYLGLIQQGRSGPVADGDRFGPPEDWSRLWTPGVDARKKVVKPSDTRWETTRDGRVRVITSPARTDVRVFSVDVYQQEISGGSRSAKHWHMADEVLYVMAGRGYGLEWDVEAEIGERYTARVAKEPIRWEVGPGDFLYVPQNTVHQLFNADPDGPLVLLSAQNRLFKLLGYDAIVYLEDAPEYAGRPHVAGGARIGT